The Acinonyx jubatus isolate Ajub_Pintada_27869175 chromosome A2, VMU_Ajub_asm_v1.0, whole genome shotgun sequence genomic sequence TTTACTAgatttgtttctttgaataaaaattgaacattttttatttatgtatctgaATCTTGCCTCTTTCCACAAAGAATTAGAGGCAGCTTAAATTGCTTAATTTTGCCTTAAACATTGTGGATACTGGAAGAAGGTATAGACGCTTGCAGAGTGAAAAACTGACGTGAAAACGATAGGCAATGCTAGGTTTCAGGCGGAGAGTAAGGAACGGGCTCTTAGGGAAATCTGCCCACATGCTAAATGGGATGGGAGCAAAGCTACCCAggagctcctggtttcactgcaCATTGTTTGCTCAGCCACCGTCCATGTTGCCTCTGCTCCCACTCTTCCCGAGAAATGGCTCAGGGCTCCAAATCACCTGTTTTTGTCACATTTAATAAGTACACTGTGGATTGGTGTGAGTCTAGTTTATTTGCCACAGAAGGATCCTCACGTCGGACTGTGCAATTTAGTGGTTGCATCAGTCATTTTGAATTTTCCttagtaatttgtgttttctctcaagctcccttttttcctttttctgacatGGAAAGTTTTGTATAATGGTATTTGAAGCTTTCGAAACTTTTTtactcggggctcctgggtggctcagtcggttaggcgtctgactttgatgtcagctgaggtcatgattcacggtttgtgaaatcaatctccatatcgggctctgcattgatagcatgagcctgcttgggattctctctccctctctctctctactcctcctccatgcatgctctctctcactctttctcaaaataaatgaataaacattttttaaagcccaaCTTTTTTACTCTTACATAAGGAAGAGTTTTTACTCGGtcaccttttcaatttttttcatagacTCAAAATCTttcaatactattttttttctttttttaaggcattttttaaaagaattcctttttaaaaaaatgtttatttttgagagaaagagagcatgcaagcagagagagagagggacagaggatctgaagcaggctctatgctgacagcagagaacctgatgtgggtctcgaactcacactctgagatcatgacctgagctgaagtcggacactgaactgactgagccactcaggtgcccccctttgtatatcttttgtatttcctttaatcCTGTGGTGCTTGGTAATGTTAAATAAttgttattctttcattttagatGACATAAATATTGCAGCTCTTTTTGGAAATGAACAAGTCAGTGAAGATACAAATAATGGTGATCTCACTTCCTACGTGTCtgcatttatagaaaaagaagttGGAAATGACCTTAAATCTTTAAAGAAACTTGATAAACTCATAGAACagatgacagaaaataaaatgcagttagAAGAACAGGCAAGTATTAAAACTCATTGAAATAATACCACAATTGTTCAATGACATAATATAGACATCACCATTATTATATATCACTGTTGTTCTAGGGAATTTTGAAGATACAGATTATGACAAATAGTCTAGTCATTTAAAACTGTTTAATAGGTTTTAAGGACCTACAATGTGCTAGGTACTTTACAAATTATGTAAAAGACAAAGTTCCTGCTGGTCTGATTTAGGTCTTAAAAACATAACGACAgctaacatgaaaaaaattgttttttaatgtttatttaagagagagagagagcgcgagcgcgcgcgcgggagaggggcagagagatagagacagaattcaaagcaggctccaggctctgagctgtcagcacagagcccaacttggggcttgaactcacaaaccgtgagatcatgacctgagccgaagttggccacttaaccaactgagccacccaggcacccctgacagcTAACATTTTAAGGAGTTTTTCGTACAGTGACTTTTAAAGTCAAGGAAGTAATTCATGGTGTACAAAAATGTCATAACACCATCATTCCAAACTTTTTATATGTGCGCTCATGAGGAGAAAACCTGAAAATAAGTATGACATAATAATGGTTATTTCTGAGTGGTTGGTTAACAGgtgattcattttctttacatctttctgtattttcaggtgttttctttttacagtgaAATTATTACTTAAAATGGTGTTTAAAAAACCGAATGaatgtaatcttaaaaaaataagtggatcCATTTACTTGCAACAGTGTGTCAAGGATAAAAGATTCATATCATGTAACTACTACATTGGGTTAAGTGTGTGGTATGTTCGTGTGTTAGCCCTGGGTTGATAGCCATCCTGtgttcccccatccccaccccctcagccctCACCTTTCCGGTTTTTCCACCATGTCTGCCCTATTCTCCTAAGCatggcccagccccaccccctccgtCCACGCCTGCGGCCAAGCTGTAGTGGGCTCTCTGAGGAAGTCACAGGCTGAGTGGATGGATGCCAGCCCTGATATGTGGTCTCCAGGGCTCCTTCCTTGGGAAGGTCAGctcctctgccactcccctcATTTGTTCTTACAAATTCTCCCCAGGATACCTGCCCCATCTGGCCATTCTGTCTTCCCAAATAGAAAAGATGAAGGCCACTTAGCATGACTCTATTGAACAGTCTACCCCACATTCCACAAACTTCTTTGCAGCCATGTCTACTTCTTAATTCAGCCGAAGATCAGTCTACGGCTGTCCTCATGCCTCAGATTCTACCTGCCACCGGAGTGATGTTGCTTTGTGGTTTTatagtttcctcctctgctcctcagcCAGTCCTGTCCCCTCAGCGTAGGGACACGCCCACGGCTCTTCCTGAAAACAGAACACTCCCCCCTCATCTCTTAGCCAGTGCTAGTCCCTCCCTTTTGTTGTTAGGCTTCCTCAAGAAGTCCCctttctttgtgtctgtctccACTTCCCAACCAGGCTTGTTTCTCCGATGACCCCGGAAGCTGCTGCCAAAGCCCCTAACTGAACCTTAAATTCAGCATGTCCCAAACTGTACTGCTGTGTGTCTTCACATGCTTCCCTTTCTTGGAAAATGGCGCCACTATCTGCCTGTCACCCGGGCCTGAAGCCTGGGAACCTTACTAAGATCGCCGGTCATCCTGCCTCCTCTATCCCATCTCCAGAACATCTGACCTTTGCccccttcctgtctctgcccgCCACCCAGTTCACCCAGTTTAGGGCTGCAGCCTCTCACACACTGGATGGCAGTTTGCCCgtcttctgcttccttcccatCCCGCAGTAACCATCGCTCATTTTTATCCATTACAGAAATGATCTCGTGtgaataagcaaatatatatatagttacagtCTTTTCTGTATTGTGTAAGCGCGTGTATACTTAAAATATGCATGGCTTAACTTTTTATAATTAATGTAATACATGGCTTGCTTTCTTATCAATGTATATAGATCTCTCTTTTTGAATGGTTTTATGGTATTCAACTATGGTTGTACATAATTTAACTAGGCCCTTACTAGTGGACATTTttgctgtttccactttttagtaCTACAAATAATATGAGAATAAACATAATTGTTTATCacgttaccttttttttttctagattttttattttaagtaatctctatacccaacacagggctcgaacttacaacccctaCATCAGGAGTCTCGTGCTCCCCCAACTATGCCAGCCAGCTGTCCCTGACTTTCCAAATCATAAATCTAACTGAATGATTCCCTTATTAAAAACTCttaatggtggggcgcctgggtggctcagtcggttgagcctccgacttcagctcaggtcatgatcctaccgCCTtgtgagtgagttcgagccctgtgtcaggctctgtgctgacagctcagagcttggagcctgcttcagattctgtgactccctctctctctctgcctctcccttgctcatgctcagtctctcaaaaaatgaataaacgttaacaaaatttttttttaaactcttaatggcttcccattgcctGTTGGAAAAAGCCCACATCCTTCTAAGGCACAAGATGCTTCTCTGATCTCGCCTCTCCCTACCAATCTaggtttgtctcttcttttttttttttttttcttttaacattatttatttatttttgagagacagagagagacagaggatgagcaggggaggggcatagagacaaggagacacagaatccaaagcaggctccaggctctgagctgacatcacagatgtggggctcgaacccatgaacctcaagatatgacctgagctgcagtccgacccgactgagcgacccaggtgcccctagggtcgtctcttctttctgtgtgttCTTGAACTGTATTCTGTGCCTTACTCAGCTTTGCTGGTCTCTCATCATGACTGAGCCGTTCCTTTTGTCTGGAATGTCCTTTCCTTCCAAAGTTCCCCAGAAAATTCCCACCGGCCCTGTAGAGGTCTTTGCAGGAGCCATGTAAGCCCAGTTGCCTTGCATCTCAACACCTCATTATCCAAAGCGtgggagcttgttggaaatgcagaatgtCAGTCCCTACTTCAGACTCAACAACTCACATTTGCATTACACTAGCTGTCTAGGCAATTCCTGTGTACATTCAGGTTTGGGAGGCACTACCTTCGGATACCACTGTACCTAGCATCTATCTTTTATTGCATCAGTCCCATAATACAGTAGTtatttgcttccatttctcttccatATGAACTGAGCTTAAGGGCAGACACCATGTCTTATTTATCTGTTCCTAGCACAGTGCTTCGCACAAAGTGTCTAATCAGTCTTGATTCAATTGAAATTCCTCTAGAATAGTCTTCATGTTGTATTGATACCTAATACTTGTATATGTTTTTCCATGTGTGAGAAGAAGAATTAGTAAATACCACATCTAAAGGCGTTACCTGTATATTATCTTCCCAAGTCAATGGTTCTTGCCGTAGACTTCAATCAGAATCACCAGGGTCACTTTTGCAACAAACATGTACTCAGACTTTTAGAATAgaacttcatttgtttttgaaggaaagTGTTTGGTAGATAAAGCATAAGAAAATTCTCTGTCTGGACCCTCTGAAAGTGCTGAGCTTCATGAAAGATGCAGAGGTGCTTACAGGGGCATCTGCGGCTGCCCACACATCCCCACGTACGGCATTTTGTGTTTAGGTTTGGTTGGTGCAGGAGGCACAAATCGCACCTTTCTTTTGAAGCTTATAATTGacaattttcaattcttttagaacaaacatgtattttgaagatgataatctaattaaaacattacaagggggctcctgggtggctcagtcagttaagcgtccaacttctgctcaggtcatgatctcgtgggtcttgagtttgagccctgcatcgggctctgtgctcagaaccCACtttccgatcctctgtctccctttctctctatccctcccccagtggtgctttttctctctcaaaaataaacatgaaaaaaaaaagtgtgaaaattTTATCTGATtgctgctgttttttgtttttgttacaatCAGGTACTTACAATTTCATCAGAAATCCCTAAAAGAATTCAGAGTGCCttaaaaaatgcagaagaatCAAAGCAATTTCTTAATCAGTTTCTGGAGCAAGAAACTCATCTCTTCAGTTCCATTAACAGCCATTTGCTGACCGCACAGCCCTGGATGGAAGATCTGGGGGCCATGATTAACCAAATTGAAGAGATTGAGCGCCATCTTGCTTACCTTAAATGGATTTCACAAATTGAAGAACTAAGGTAAAAAGGGCTTCTTTGTtctcataattattattttcctttgaggCTCTGTCTTAGCAGTGCATGCATGCCATTAAATAATTGAGTTAATTAAAGATTATAATAATGTAATTTTCCTGGTTGTTATGAAAATAGTATTATaatgattcttttccttttttgtgaatgAACATAAACTTTTCAGGGAGCTTAATTTGCATTTGAAAGAAAGTGAtctaagtaaaaattttaagtccTGTAGTTGTATtgtgaacacaaaataaaaactattatttataataccaAATTAATAAACAACTCTTCAACATGGTAATATTACTTTTTAGACACGATCACTTAATAAAATGGATTGCTTTctctaaatttgaatttctttcaatGGGAATCCTCTAATAAGAGATGTACAGTATTCTTAAATAAGTACAGTTTTGCTACCTGtgggtagagggaaaaaaagtacaCACTTCTTTCTGAATTGAATTCTGAATTGAATCACTAGTGTTAACTGAGAGTGTCTGGTATTGTCTTTCAAACAAGCTAAATTAACATTTCTGCCTAGATTGGcaaaattatttggtttttgatatagtcccccagcccctccatACTGCATGGTTCCATCGTGCTTTGTTTTAGCTACTCTTGCTCAAAGCTGTCAGCAACCATTAATATTGTCTGGAAGacttgaagaagaaaagtcatCCAAGAGTCTTAATGTCCCATTGTGTATCAgagttaatatattttatgttacgTCTTCCAAAGAGTAATGCAGTATCACTTTGTCCTGTGTATTTCCCgagattttaaagaattttaccTCTCAGCATGGTGTGAAGTCTTTGTTTTGCATATATAAGtttaacatttacagaaaaaatgatACACCTAAGATTGTAGTGTTACCAGTGATTCCAGAAATCAATTTAAACTTTTTAGATCATCTCCTTGTTGGGATAAATTATTTGGGGTGAACAGATTTTAAATCTTGCtactttttacttcatttttctttgcccCTCTGGAGGAAAACACCAATAAGGAGCAATGTTAATAACCTTATTATTAAGTAGAGTAAGTTGTTTAAAAGCCTCACTCTTGTAGTAGCCAAAGCAATAGGTTAATTAACATAGGACTATGGTTATGGATAGCCTTTTTCTGGTGTTGGGATTATTTAAGACAAGTTTGCCCTGGGCATCATATTAGAAATAGGAATCAAGTTCATAATCAAATAGAGCATAGCTATTTCTCCCTAATAACATGTTCTTTGCTCTCGATGTGATAAATCtctatttctgtcttcctttggGTTTTTAAGATTTTCCTCATCTAATTTCTCTCTAACATTAACCTGCTTTTTATTCTGTagcactttctcttttttaaaaaattagttttttcctTAGAACTAGCATCTTTTATTAGCTCTGCTTCTTGAATACCACAGTATCGCAGTATCATTATGCACAAACCCTGTTTCCCTAGCTTTTTCTGTGCTCTGAATGCCATTCATGATGCTGTGTTGTGTGGAGAGCTACTTCACTGTGTCCTGGAAAGGAGTCCTCCCTTACTCTGTGCTTTTGTGtacattttacattgttttgtAACATCTGTACATTTCTTAAACACAGCAGTCTTCCTTTTAACATAATGTAACACTTACTTTGGATTTATGTTTCTTTGAAGTGGGAAATCAGCAAGAAGGTTTTAATTTGCCATGATGCACAGGGAAGAACCTTACAGGGGAGCAGGCTCCGTGCATGCTGACCATCAGAACAAGCCCATAAACGGGgatcctggtggctcagtcactggagcgtccgactcttgatttcagcttaggtcatgagctcacagttcgtgggttccaatcctgtgtcgggctctgagctgacagcgtggagcctgcttaggattctctctctccctcactctctgcccttccacctccctcacacacatgcactctctcaaaataaataaataaacttaaaaaacaacaagaaaagaacaagtccataaaaaaaaacaaaacaaaactactcgTGCTTTAAATGCAGAAATGATGGGTTTCTTGACACCCAATGGGACAAAAGAGTGCTTTCAATTCTGGTAGTAGCTATAAAAGACAAAACTGGTTggaaatcttaataaaaatgattagagaaagagaagaaagaaaaatgagagaatgggAGTAAGGGATGGCCACAAGAGCTgacaggaataaatagaataatacaaaaacacaagCTAAGTATTCTTGCTGAGGCCTGAAGCAGTGACCGTGAAAAACACAAGCAGCTCTCAGAGGACAGGAAAAAATGCTTGTGCATAGTGGAGCTCTGCAGGGTGGAGATACACATTCCTGTTCCTAAGGAGGACGCCGTGTGCGCCCCAGGAACATACAACAAACGGGGGACTGGAGTCCCAGCACTTTGGCGGCCGGTAGAGGATGCCTGGAGGTACACTCCCGCCTCAGGTTTCCTACAGGGGGCGGCTCCTGAACCAAGGTCAGTTATTGACAAGGTCACATTTTATTCCTTATTCTTAGCTGTTTAAGCTATGAGATGTTATTTTTATCCAAAGAaacatctcattttcatttttcctcattttaattttttttatttttttaaattatttttttcaacattattttttgagagacagagagagagcatgagcaggggaggtgcagagagagggagacacagaatcagaagcagagtccaggctctgagctgtcagcacagagcccgatgcagggctcaaactcatgaaccgtgagatcgtgacctaggccaaagtcagtcacctaaccgactgagccccccaggctcccctttaattttttattcaagtatagttgacacacaacatctcatttttaaataaaatgttttgctcTATGAAGTCAAATAAGCCAAAATGGTGGCTCATGGGATAAATTTGTCCTGAAGACATCTTTTATTTGGCTTGTTTCAAAGGatttgattaattgattttgCATGAAAGTCTTGATTTCTGGCTTTCCTAGAAAAAATGTTAAGCTTTGGCCACATTGGTAAAAAGAAAGCCACTTCTGGCTGCCTCCTTCTTCCTTGCACGGAACCTTATACACCACAGGAGGGAGATGTCATTTTTGCTGCACTTGGAATTTTGACAGACTATCTTTGAAGTTTGCTTTGCCTCATTTTGCAGTGATAACATTCAGCAATATCTGATGACCAATAACGTCCCAGAGGCAGCCTCTACTCTGGTGTCTATGGTGGAACTTGACATCAAGCTTCAGGAATCATCTTGTGCTCATCTTCTTGCTTTCACGAGAGCCACTGTTAAATTCTGGCATAAGATCCTCAAGGACAAACTTACAAGGTAAGGAATTCACCTGTTATTTCATGGTAGTGCTTTCACATGGATATTCGGTGACCATTGTATTTTACTGAAATACGTGTGTTGCTTTTTCTGTTACAGTGATTTTGAGGAAGTTTTAGCCCAGCTTCACTGGCCATTCATCACACCCCCCCAGTCTCAGACTGTTGGCTTGAGTCGCCcagcaggtgcccctgagataTATAGTAACCTGGAGACACTGTTTTGCCAGCTTCTGAAACTGCAAACCTCGTATCTTTGTTGGAGATAAAACTTactaaaattgctttttttttcgaGAGTGGATTTGTAGCTAGAGAGTAAAACTTTTTGAAAGGGACCAAGAAGCCAAACAGTAGTACTAGGTTTGGACTTGATCTGTATATACCCGCAGAGTGATGGATTGTGCCCTTCAGAGTGAATAGCGTTGGGGGGAGCGGGGTCAGTCTGAAATACATGACTGACCCAGGTTTATATCACATGTAGGTCTCTTGGGacgacagaaaaaaaaaatgggcaatagGGAGGAAAGTTTAGTAATCTAGTGTTAATAAAGGAATTCTTGATTGTGTTTCCTTCTTCACTACTGTTTTTTATGTTAGGAAAGACAGGGTAATTCTAATAACATATTTCATGCACTTTTTATGAAATCATATGCAATGTAAAATTATGtcttataattaattttacttagTATCTTATATAtttgttagaaaaatatattgtgtgtctgtacatacatacacgtgtgtgtgtatatatgtgtatatatccatatatccatgcatatatattgttttgtatccttttctttttccttgacttGACTATGTCAGAGATGAATTACTTACTGAGCCAAAACAACTTCCAGAAAAATACTGTCTTCCTGCATCCCCGTCTGTCATCCTGCCCATCCAGATTATGCTGACTCCCCTTCAGAAAAGGTTCAGGTATCACTTCCGAGGGAACCGACAGACTAATGTTATAAGCAAGGTGTGCTTTGCCAACTCTTGTCCTTCGTTGTTATTAATAGCAGTTGTTAAGCATCCCGATCCTCTTTCTGGTTTAAGTTAAAATCCGATCCCattcacatttctgttttttctctgaAGAGCTAAATTCCTGTTTTGTCCTTGCCTTAATAGATCTATTTTGGGACTTGTGTTGATATGCCATGGGACTCCGCTCACTCATTAGCACGTCATCTCACCAGTGTCTCAAGTTGCCCCTTGGGTGTGCTGTGACATTTGTTGGGGGCACTTGTGACAACTGGCTCCACGTGTTTCACTGTACGAATTGCTCCTTCAGTCTTATATATATATCAGAGAGAGATGTGAAAGTCCACAGATAGTCAAGTATTCGCTTTTGAACAGAGTGCTGATGCTACCATGATTTAtggctgaggtgcctgggtggctcagttggttgggcatctgacacTTGGTTGGGGCTCAGATCACGCTCTcatagttcaagccccgcatcaggctctgtgctaatggtgtggagcctgcttgggattctctgtctccctctctgccccttccccactcgttctctctctctctctctgcctcccctcctccctccctccctccctctctctctctcaaaaatggataaccatttaaaaaataagtgaaaagctttaaaaaattttaaaacattaaatgattTGTGTGTGTACAAGAAAGTAAGGAATGATGGGGATGGCTTTGAGGAAATTCTCACCATCTCATCAGCATTTTAGCTGAGGGATTACAGCCATATATGTTGGAGatactctgttttttgtttgtttggttttttttgtttttttttttttagagaaagaggtgAGTGAGTGAGGAGGAACAGAGGgacaggggggcaggggagagagagagagagagagagaaagaaagaaaggaaggaagaaggaaggaaggaaggaaggaaggaaggaaggaaggaaggaaggaaggaaggaagaaagaaagaaagaaagaaagaaagaaagaaagaaagaaagaaagaaagagaaggaatcttaagcggctccatgctcagtgcggagcccaatgcggggcttgatcccaggactctgaatgacctgacccaaaatcaagagttggacgctcaaatgactgagccaccaggtgcccctatattggAGATattcttgagatttttctttaacttgACCAGAAAAACAATcaggcatttgtttttaatgaaattttattgaattcattgaGAATTAGAACTCTGTTGCCAGGGTATGGAGACTACCTTATTTATCCTTAAGTTTGCTACATTTAATGCAGTGCAAGTAGCAGAGTGGTTCATTTCAGTGTTTTGAATTATATGTTATTGCACCAGGCTTACCCCAGGTGTTGTATGTGGCATTTATAAATGAGTTTATAGgctttatagaattttaaaggGGTCAAGGGATAGGGAGTTATGTTTGCACGGGAAGGAGTTGAGTGGCAATTGCATTTCTGGGTCTTAAATTCAGTTTATTCTATTGTACTTTATGGATCTCCTCCTTTTTTGGATGAGGTGTTGGTGGAAAGAAGAATAGAACCAATTAGTAAGTAGCGAGACAAGGCAATAAACCTACAGCTGTAGAGAGGCAGTAAGAATTTGAGGTTAGAAAATTGTGAGTTAtgttgattcctttcttttttaaaaattattttcttaacttttttaaaatatttatatttgagaaagagagagagggaaggagagacagagtatgagcgagggaggggcagagagagagggagacacagaatctgaagcaggctccaggctccaagctgtcagcacagagcctgacatggggctcgaacctacgaaccccaagatcatgacctgagccgaagttggacacttaactaactgagccacccaggcgccccatgttgaTTCCTTTCTAAAGTACATTTCCACTCTGTCATCAAGCCTAAACTACACAGCCCCTGAGATTAGGGATGCCCCTTACTCACTTTTGTATTTCTAGCATCTAGCACATAACAGGGATTTaccctcagtaaatgtttttgaatgcCTGTCCAACAAAACTTGGAAGGTTTGAGAATCATCTCTAGGGACAATTTAAAAAGCTGCctatttacatttacttttctaTGATTTTACCTGTTTTaaggcatatttttttcttactttaccttttgaaaagacaaaccagaagaaaatcaggtttaaaagttattttggaatgtaatttacaaaaaaaccaaacacaaaacaaaattaaaggccATCAGTTCTTTGTAATGCTCATCATTTTACATATCTCCAAAGTGCTATGTTTTCAACACATACAGTATTGTAAATTTATGAGTTTACTGACTTATGCCACCTTTGGGAATTTGTTGGGAGTACATTGGGAAACATCTGATTAAAGTTCAGAGCAGAAATTGTGTTCTTTTATAAGAATCTTCACCTAATTTGTGTAAGTGCTATGTGTATACAATTAACTAGAACCATTTAATTGTAACTTTCTGGTCAGAATGACTTAAGAATTCAGACTATTTTAACTTCCTTCCTTAGCCTGAATGGTACTTGGCTCAGGTACTTATGTGGATTGGGAATCACACTCAGTTTCTGGATGAGAAGATTCAGCCAATATTAGACAAAGTAGGCCCTTCGGTAAATGCAAGGGTAAGAAACTGTGTTCTTAAATTGTTCCAGTTTTAGAGTTGTGTGTGTCCGCGAATAATCTGTCATTTACCTTACCTCCTGCTTACATGTTTCTTTCAGCTTGAATTTTCCCGGGGCCTCATGATGCTCGTTCTTGAGAAGTTAGCTGCAGACATCCCATGTCTGCTCTATGATGACAATCTCTTCTGTCATCTGGTGGATGAGGTGCTTTTGTTCGAAAGGGAGCTGCACAGTCTTTATGGCTATCCCAGCACTTTTGCCAACTGTATGCATATTCTGTCAGAGGACACCTGTTTTCAGAGGTGGTTGACTGTGGAGAGAAAATGTAAGTGTTCAGTAGCCATCAAGTGGAGAGCATATTATCTCCTTTTGTGTATATTAACTTTTGGTGTTTTTCTCCACCCGCTCTGGGTAGAAACTAGAGTCATCTGGATTTTTCTTGGTTAAGGTTTACCAAGTTGCCTTTTCTTCCCATCAGACCAGTTTTTCTTGTACTTGCACCATCCACGTTTCTAGAATGGAAGAGTCAAGCCAGTATAGGATACAGCTAACTGTTTTATAGATTGTACCATAGTACTTCCTGTTCTTTGTAGTGTCTGTTGGATGTAGCTGGTCTCATCAGTTTAACTATTTTGAAGATTTTGGGTAGGGGTGGCGGGGAGAAGTAGGGAATCTTGTTCAACCCTAACACAGAGCGTGTTAAATATAGTGCAACCGGTAGGAGGTTGtagatttggttttttgttttttacagaaaaaCCATTACTCCTAAAAACTTGTGCTGAAAATTAAGAATGACTGTAACTACTTAATTGACCTGTTCCCTTTTTCTGCATATCAGTTGCTCTTCAAAAAATGGACTCAATGCTTTCATCAGAAGCTGCTTGGATATCCCAATATAAGGATATCACTGATGT encodes the following:
- the RINT1 gene encoding RAD50-interacting protein 1 isoform X1, which encodes MLPAAEIGKAPAAPCCSESGNERKDVEEKNDINIAALFGNEQVSEDTNNGDLTSYVSAFIEKEVGNDLKSLKKLDKLIEQMTENKMQLEEQVLTISSEIPKRIQSALKNAEESKQFLNQFLEQETHLFSSINSHLLTAQPWMEDLGAMINQIEEIERHLAYLKWISQIEELSDNIQQYLMTNNVPEAASTLVSMVELDIKLQESSCAHLLAFTRATVKFWHKILKDKLTSDFEEVLAQLHWPFITPPQSQTVGLSRPAGAPEIYSNLETLFCQLLKLQTSDELLTEPKQLPEKYCLPASPSVILPIQIMLTPLQKRFRYHFRGNRQTNVISKPEWYLAQVLMWIGNHTQFLDEKIQPILDKVGPSVNARLEFSRGLMMLVLEKLAADIPCLLYDDNLFCHLVDEVLLFERELHSLYGYPSTFANCMHILSEDTCFQRWLTVERKFALQKMDSMLSSEAAWISQYKDITDVDEMKVPDCAETFMTLLLVITDRYKNLPTASRKLQFLELQKDLVDDFRIRLTQVMKEETRASLGFRYCAILNAVNYISTVLADWADNVFFLQLQQAALEVFAENNTLSKLQLGQLASMESSVFDDMINLLERLKHDMLTRQVDHVFREVKDAAKLYKKERRCGLGPSQVAVAAVAVGAGGDVPVQLGLPAAAHRERPLTPAGGAALLLLVHSLLAGACGEAGCVHLPRSKQERAAFRGPDGKGTCDTNCSLFQIVLANHFNEGGAAQLQFDMTRNLFPLFSRYCKRPENYFKHVKEACIVLNLNIGSALLLKDVLQSASGQLPATEALNEVGIYKLAQQDVEILLNLRTNWPNTGK